The following are from one region of the Chitinivibrionales bacterium genome:
- a CDS encoding AAA family ATPase encodes MEALQQKFDTINLVSSSHDSDVFLVKKKETGERFLLKSLKEQKGVSGEAIQRKIRFRKEVDTVSSLDHPNIAKPVLTFADEISYSILYPYRRGTTLAKIFEAKGAIAPDEALLYVQHVLDALEYVHARGIIHCDLNPNNIYINEERGLELLDFGLSMFEEEARKVPENRIVGTMPYLSPEQMGFTDFKIDPRSDLFCVGIMLYRMISGSLPFPDYKDSLEELLKFTLKTEVKPVKNIPGYLNTILLKSLKPSPDDRYQTASGFKHDIEQAILSIKEEGKTTFVPGERDAIIAAGRSKIFVGRDAEIEALNRGLEQLESGNGSSFLIFGKSGVGKTEIVGRFSVKVNEERTMFLSSKCNKFSSTQPYSVVRHLILQLLSKIALCSPNEKNLFKETLQKYLTDYSGVICSIIPELHGHFEKVGEIDKVEKEKEAERIIHVLSLLFAAIGLFKQSIVFVDDFQWIDQISFQVLKKFLGMQPSCMLVISFRTEKSDTDVFAYGADLRKIGIRKLLHVRPFSRADIKELVSSRIGDIQDAGGLIDVLCAKTDGNPFTVSEAVQYLVNASILKPSSSGWVYSKPDIKSLPEKFDPVSLVLSRLEILNENEKRYLMLASLIQGKIETDIVEKIGGFEIKEVSRILRKLENLGFIIRKSENHFYFRHDKVQESIVLRLPKNDAFTLNEKIAVVYEEKLALNKELIFNAAEYYLKSKNLAKAIKVCYEAARYASEKITFDIATRYFMNTSIMASQCPALGLPVPVDLIKVQMEFGNVLMMTGRNQQALNTFLKLLEKPEALEKYQQLEIKYRVGSIYHNMGEFDSSIKFFTDTLKQMNAKLPQSKALASILLLLQAIIQFIYSIGLKHLIPKNITENIRLTLTISNKLSYSLFFKDMVLAMYIHLKAMNLADRLPDCYEKAETYIFHIVGAYVSLMKNRSLIYFDKSIKILGKINRKDLFATAECFCGIIYAYWGKWKNAIKMLYSSIEKYRSAGDFWGQIVPIENMGWIQEKKGMLKESIELFEKEIELCQECGDLRGFLNARSTKVFLYELQNVKNEDDILNIENERTKIHDSLVQTIISGYLLKTGILRNQLRESYKISTNIATTIKEKNLNQEYVAFAFSTHCEILTIELRNRLNNELAKQLDLSEKKLLKELIINCRKAFFQGIVYPPHMGAALRCLAWYSAFKGRRRIANYLFKKAIKRHHVLDMRYEEAKSLRDYGLFLEDCNLPGQARDQFNAAYKLFHQCGAVLETDRLKDKADIVIFEHRPHAAPQEIQLSESASEISQVRLDTLYEVSASIRKIDDIDVLLKQVLSAMIKATGAQYGCVFLDGNSENDFTGKSLAMNFDGTMIKPSDIRFMDKVVEETKKQKAIVLVKNAPKEDLDKGDTDRVRSVLCVPLCHGDKYQGCVYLGNDMVSGLFSESAKKTAQILSAQADILLQNAYLMEEFKRLNRNLEKKVKEQTNDIQEKNKQLAENNVKLVDAERMRGLFAGTIVHDIKNFAAGIEGNSTLLAKQYPEDPKVLKTARIVGDCCSSIVSLASNLLDIGKMEEGKLRIKKEILTKDVLFDIADLLRQNVMFEEKNISVDLVDNTKGSFTIEADYYLVERIMQNLFSNAAKYVPRAGTVVLTLEIRNDENVLCFFNSGNPIPDEEKITIFDKYSRLESKGSQYSKGLGLFFCKMVMNAHQGRIWLDTDEKGNYFKLAFKNKVLPVPVSILA; translated from the coding sequence ATGGAAGCCCTTCAGCAAAAATTCGACACCATCAATCTTGTTTCCTCCAGCCATGACAGCGACGTGTTTCTGGTGAAAAAAAAGGAAACAGGGGAGCGTTTCCTGCTTAAATCGCTAAAGGAGCAAAAAGGCGTCTCGGGTGAGGCCATTCAAAGGAAAATACGTTTCAGAAAAGAAGTGGACACGGTTTCTTCGCTCGACCACCCGAACATTGCCAAGCCGGTACTCACATTTGCCGACGAAATCAGCTATTCGATCCTGTATCCCTACCGCCGCGGAACCACCCTTGCAAAAATCTTCGAAGCCAAGGGTGCAATTGCTCCCGATGAAGCCTTGTTGTACGTCCAACATGTCCTGGACGCGCTTGAATATGTGCATGCGCGGGGCATTATCCATTGCGACCTGAACCCTAACAACATTTACATCAATGAAGAGCGGGGCCTGGAACTCCTTGATTTCGGTCTTTCCATGTTCGAAGAAGAGGCGCGAAAGGTGCCGGAAAACAGGATAGTGGGCACCATGCCGTATCTTTCGCCCGAGCAAATGGGGTTTACGGATTTCAAAATTGATCCCAGGTCAGACCTTTTCTGCGTCGGAATTATGCTCTACAGGATGATCTCGGGGAGTCTGCCGTTTCCCGATTACAAAGATTCTCTTGAAGAACTTCTTAAATTTACCCTTAAGACCGAAGTCAAACCCGTCAAAAATATTCCCGGCTATCTTAACACTATTCTTCTGAAATCCTTAAAACCCTCTCCGGATGACCGTTATCAGACCGCAAGCGGGTTCAAACACGATATAGAACAGGCAATTCTCAGCATTAAGGAAGAAGGAAAAACCACCTTTGTCCCCGGCGAAAGAGACGCCATAATAGCTGCCGGCCGCTCAAAAATATTTGTCGGCCGCGATGCCGAAATCGAGGCTCTTAACCGGGGGCTGGAACAATTGGAGTCGGGAAATGGTTCCTCATTCCTGATTTTCGGAAAGTCGGGCGTGGGCAAGACCGAGATAGTCGGCCGGTTCAGTGTAAAGGTAAATGAAGAAAGAACAATGTTTCTTTCCTCGAAATGCAACAAGTTCAGCTCGACCCAGCCTTATTCCGTTGTCCGCCATCTCATTCTTCAACTGCTTTCGAAAATCGCGCTATGCAGTCCCAATGAAAAAAACCTGTTCAAGGAAACGCTGCAGAAATATCTTACCGACTATTCGGGCGTTATATGCTCGATAATCCCGGAGCTTCACGGACATTTTGAAAAAGTGGGGGAGATAGACAAGGTAGAAAAGGAAAAAGAAGCGGAGCGCATCATCCATGTCCTTTCATTGCTTTTCGCCGCGATCGGCCTTTTTAAGCAATCAATCGTATTCGTTGATGATTTCCAATGGATAGACCAGATTTCATTTCAAGTGCTTAAAAAATTTCTCGGCATGCAGCCCTCATGCATGCTCGTGATTTCGTTCAGGACGGAAAAATCTGACACCGACGTTTTCGCATACGGCGCGGACCTCAGGAAAATCGGGATAAGAAAGCTGCTTCACGTCAGGCCGTTTTCCCGTGCGGACATCAAAGAGCTTGTTTCGTCCCGAATAGGCGATATTCAGGACGCGGGCGGCCTTATTGATGTGCTGTGCGCTAAAACGGACGGCAATCCATTCACGGTTTCAGAAGCAGTGCAGTATCTGGTGAATGCTTCCATTCTCAAACCTTCTTCTTCGGGATGGGTTTACAGCAAACCGGACATTAAATCGCTGCCGGAAAAATTCGACCCCGTCTCTCTCGTGCTTTCCAGATTGGAAATATTGAATGAGAACGAAAAACGGTATCTCATGCTTGCGTCGCTTATTCAGGGAAAAATCGAAACAGACATTGTAGAAAAAATCGGTGGTTTTGAAATAAAGGAAGTGAGCCGTATTCTCCGCAAGCTCGAAAATCTGGGATTTATAATAAGGAAATCCGAAAATCACTTTTACTTCAGGCATGATAAAGTCCAGGAATCCATAGTTCTGCGCCTGCCAAAGAATGATGCTTTTACGCTTAATGAAAAAATAGCGGTTGTTTATGAAGAAAAATTAGCCTTGAATAAGGAATTAATATTCAACGCGGCGGAATATTATCTGAAGAGCAAAAACCTGGCAAAAGCCATAAAGGTCTGCTACGAAGCTGCTCGATACGCATCTGAAAAAATCACGTTCGACATTGCCACGCGTTATTTCATGAACACTTCCATCATGGCGTCGCAATGTCCGGCTCTTGGCCTGCCTGTTCCCGTGGACTTGATCAAAGTACAGATGGAGTTCGGAAACGTGCTCATGATGACCGGAAGGAACCAGCAGGCGCTGAATACGTTTTTGAAATTGCTGGAAAAACCCGAGGCGCTTGAGAAGTACCAACAACTGGAAATAAAATATAGAGTTGGGTCGATTTATCATAACATGGGGGAGTTTGATAGCTCTATAAAATTTTTCACTGATACTTTAAAACAGATGAATGCTAAGTTGCCACAAAGTAAGGCTCTGGCCAGCATTTTACTTTTATTGCAAGCAATAATACAATTTATTTATTCAATTGGTTTAAAGCATTTAATTCCCAAAAACATTACCGAAAATATTAGGCTTACCTTGACAATATCTAATAAATTATCTTACTCGTTATTTTTTAAAGACATGGTTCTGGCAATGTATATACATCTTAAAGCAATGAACCTTGCAGACAGATTGCCGGATTGTTACGAAAAAGCAGAAACCTACATTTTTCATATTGTTGGCGCCTATGTTTCACTAATGAAGAACAGATCATTAATTTATTTTGATAAATCAATTAAAATACTTGGAAAGATAAATCGCAAAGACCTGTTTGCTACTGCAGAATGTTTTTGTGGAATCATTTATGCGTATTGGGGCAAATGGAAAAACGCCATAAAAATGCTGTACAGTTCCATTGAAAAATACCGTTCCGCTGGAGATTTCTGGGGTCAAATTGTCCCAATAGAAAATATGGGCTGGATTCAAGAAAAAAAAGGAATGTTAAAAGAAAGTATTGAGTTATTTGAAAAGGAAATTGAACTATGTCAAGAATGTGGTGATTTGAGAGGTTTCTTGAATGCTAGGAGTACTAAAGTATTTCTCTATGAGTTACAAAATGTCAAGAATGAAGATGATATTTTAAATATTGAAAATGAAAGAACTAAAATTCACGATTCTCTTGTTCAGACAATCATTAGTGGATATCTTTTAAAAACAGGAATCTTGCGAAATCAACTAAGAGAATCTTACAAAATCAGCACCAATATTGCCACAACCATTAAAGAAAAAAATCTTAACCAGGAATATGTAGCCTTCGCTTTTTCTACCCATTGCGAAATACTTACTATCGAATTGCGAAACAGGCTAAACAACGAATTAGCCAAGCAACTGGATCTTTCAGAAAAAAAACTCCTTAAAGAACTCATTATCAATTGCAGAAAAGCCTTTTTCCAGGGTATTGTTTATCCGCCACACATGGGCGCCGCCCTCCGCTGCCTTGCCTGGTACAGCGCCTTTAAAGGCCGCCGCCGCATTGCCAATTATCTTTTTAAGAAGGCCATCAAGAGACACCACGTTCTCGACATGCGGTACGAGGAAGCCAAGTCGCTGCGCGATTATGGCTTGTTTCTTGAGGATTGCAACCTGCCCGGTCAGGCCCGTGACCAGTTCAACGCCGCTTATAAGCTTTTTCATCAATGCGGCGCGGTACTGGAGACCGACCGGCTTAAAGACAAAGCGGACATCGTTATTTTTGAACATAGGCCTCACGCGGCTCCCCAGGAAATCCAATTATCCGAATCGGCCTCGGAAATAAGCCAGGTACGGCTTGATACACTTTATGAGGTAAGCGCATCAATAAGGAAGATTGATGACATTGATGTCCTGCTCAAGCAGGTTCTGTCCGCGATGATCAAGGCGACGGGCGCGCAGTACGGATGCGTGTTTTTAGACGGGAACAGCGAGAATGATTTCACCGGTAAATCGCTTGCCATGAATTTTGACGGCACGATGATAAAACCTTCAGACATCCGTTTTATGGATAAAGTAGTTGAGGAAACAAAAAAGCAGAAAGCAATCGTCCTTGTTAAAAATGCTCCAAAAGAAGATCTTGATAAAGGCGATACCGACAGGGTCCGTTCGGTCCTTTGCGTGCCGTTGTGCCATGGCGACAAATACCAAGGCTGCGTTTACCTCGGCAACGACATGGTAAGCGGCCTTTTCTCGGAAAGCGCGAAAAAAACGGCGCAGATCCTGTCCGCGCAGGCCGACATCCTCCTTCAAAACGCTTATCTCATGGAGGAATTCAAACGCCTCAACAGGAACCTGGAAAAGAAGGTGAAGGAACAGACAAACGACATTCAGGAAAAAAACAAGCAGCTCGCGGAAAATAACGTAAAACTGGTGGACGCCGAGCGCATGCGAGGGCTTTTTGCGGGCACGATCGTGCACGATATTAAGAATTTTGCGGCCGGAATCGAGGGTAACTCCACGTTGCTTGCCAAACAATATCCGGAAGATCCAAAAGTGCTTAAAACGGCGCGGATCGTGGGCGATTGCTGCTCGAGCATTGTCAGCCTTGCATCAAACCTGCTTGATATCGGAAAGATGGAAGAGGGCAAGCTCCGCATCAAAAAGGAAATCCTTACCAAGGACGTTTTGTTTGATATCGCGGATTTACTGCGTCAGAACGTCATGTTTGAAGAAAAGAATATTTCCGTGGATTTAGTGGACAACACAAAGGGTTCGTTTACCATAGAGGCGGACTATTACCTTGTGGAACGGATAATGCAGAACCTTTTCAGCAATGCGGCAAAGTACGTTCCGCGGGCCGGCACTGTTGTGCTGACTCTTGAAATCCGGAATGATGAGAATGTTCTGTGCTTCTTCAATTCAGGGAATCCAATACCCGACGAAGAAAAGATTACCATATTTGATAAATACTCGCGCCTCGAAAGCAAAGGTTCCCAATATTCCAAAGGGCTTGGCCTTTTCTTCTGCAAAATGGTGATGAATGCCCATCAGGGCCGTATCTGGCTTGATACTGATGAAAAAGGTAATTATTTCAAACTTGCCTTTAAGAACAAAGTTCTGCCGGTTCCCGTTTCCATCCTCGCATAG
- a CDS encoding thiamine pyrophosphate-binding protein, whose product MKITVAQAIVKCLEEEGVECAFGITGSHYLAFFNALRGSRIEFISVKHEGAASLMALNYAKFAQKPALILGTAGPGAMNLLAGIAEMHKANIPCFVLTPIVPTYLWGRNSFQEDSGIGNTYSISSIMKEVTKKTITAIDPENIPFHIRDLCRCSSYGRKGPVHLLVPTDHFEKQIDFSSISMKEYRCTESVRAETKQIFKIVEELKNSTKPLLLIGQRCWCPDVSDKVQELFETFGIPVIVTASAKGLVDEFSPFFGGVLDLYGHRSAEVLVKESDTIVAIGEDFGEFATLKFDPDLFSGKKLIQVDIDGYDIARNYPVFLATTGDLGEILSRITVEMGKVVTKKYFGEDVKEKIALDNKASIAEMNDSATPLRPQRVFKEISEILPLNSMVFCDIGANGYFSLRNLKTRKNAYSITMSNYTLGQAIAGCLGGKKAFPSKMVFSISGDGAFLMHGMEIATARQYALPVIWVIFVENRYNVVEWAQKLIYGDLGYCTSFFMPDLRLFSESFGIHYFKAIDVASIRSSFKEAITYYENEKSSSIIEINYDKEEMLPLKPRTVKFIQDIKNLEDFKPTSALMKALKKVFQEKV is encoded by the coding sequence ATGAAAATAACTGTCGCGCAAGCCATTGTTAAGTGTTTAGAAGAAGAAGGCGTGGAGTGTGCTTTTGGAATAACCGGTTCACATTATCTTGCGTTCTTCAATGCTTTAAGAGGCTCAAGAATAGAATTCATTTCTGTCAAGCATGAAGGCGCGGCGAGTCTTATGGCGTTAAACTACGCAAAGTTTGCGCAAAAGCCTGCCTTAATTCTTGGTACAGCGGGTCCCGGCGCAATGAATCTGCTTGCCGGAATAGCCGAGATGCACAAGGCAAATATCCCATGCTTTGTGCTTACCCCGATAGTCCCGACATACTTATGGGGCCGAAATTCTTTCCAGGAAGATTCCGGAATTGGAAACACCTATTCAATTTCCAGCATAATGAAAGAGGTTACTAAAAAGACGATTACCGCCATAGATCCCGAGAACATACCTTTCCACATACGTGACTTATGCAGGTGTTCTTCATACGGGCGAAAAGGCCCGGTTCATCTACTGGTTCCAACGGACCATTTTGAGAAACAGATAGACTTCTCTTCTATTTCTATGAAAGAATACCGTTGCACAGAAAGTGTGAGGGCGGAAACAAAACAAATTTTCAAGATAGTCGAGGAGCTCAAGAACTCTACGAAACCACTTCTTCTTATAGGTCAAAGATGCTGGTGCCCGGACGTATCCGACAAGGTTCAAGAGCTTTTTGAAACATTTGGCATTCCGGTTATTGTTACCGCGAGCGCCAAAGGCCTTGTTGACGAGTTTTCTCCCTTTTTCGGCGGGGTATTGGATTTGTACGGTCACAGAAGCGCAGAGGTGCTGGTCAAGGAAAGCGACACAATAGTCGCGATAGGAGAGGATTTCGGCGAGTTTGCCACGTTAAAATTCGATCCGGATTTATTTTCCGGGAAAAAATTGATTCAAGTCGATATCGACGGCTACGACATCGCACGCAACTACCCCGTCTTTCTCGCGACAACCGGCGACCTGGGGGAAATTCTCTCAAGAATCACCGTCGAAATGGGAAAGGTTGTTACAAAGAAATATTTTGGCGAAGATGTGAAAGAAAAGATTGCTCTGGATAATAAGGCAAGTATAGCCGAAATGAATGATTCCGCGACACCATTGCGGCCCCAACGAGTCTTCAAAGAGATCTCCGAAATTTTGCCGTTGAACTCAATGGTGTTTTGCGATATTGGGGCGAATGGCTATTTCTCATTACGAAACCTGAAGACCCGTAAGAATGCATATTCCATAACCATGAGCAATTATACCCTGGGACAAGCCATTGCTGGATGCCTTGGCGGAAAAAAGGCATTTCCTTCAAAAATGGTGTTCTCGATTTCCGGCGATGGGGCATTCCTGATGCATGGCATGGAAATCGCAACCGCCCGGCAATATGCGTTACCGGTTATTTGGGTCATTTTTGTAGAGAATCGTTATAATGTTGTGGAGTGGGCGCAAAAGCTAATTTATGGCGACCTTGGTTATTGTACATCGTTTTTCATGCCAGATCTTAGGCTATTTTCCGAATCATTTGGCATACACTATTTCAAGGCGATAGATGTTGCTTCTATCCGTTCCTCGTTTAAAGAAGCAATAACATATTATGAAAATGAAAAATCATCCTCCATAATTGAAATTAACTATGATAAAGAGGAGATGCTGCCTCTTAAACCGCGAACTGTAAAATTCATTCAGGACATTAAGAACCTGGAAGATTTCAAGCCTACATCGGCGCTTATGAAGGCGTTAAAAAAAGTATTTCAGGAGAAGGTCTGA
- a CDS encoding radical SAM protein — translation MRIGLISPKGNFSSNDPEFRKFWDDSPYTITYRQNWSGLGTGLLIVAALTPPEYDVKLIDENIEPINFSDKYDLVGITAMTQQATRAYQIADEFRKRNIPVTIGGIHATILPEEAKEHCDSVVIGESENTWPILLTDLGRNTLLPFYRADKAVNLKDSPLPRYDLLKKHFYSIVWLQTTRGCPHDCDFCAASKIFGAKYRFKDISQLKQEIELIRKELGDILIGIADDNIAVNKNYLTLLLDYFKQSGIRWLGQSDISIAQDNEMLRMVRKSNCKFLLLGLESISAKNLKAINNNSWKYDRLSNYSTYTRRIQETGIGVMGSFIFGFDHDDITIFKKTAEFVLENNLYYGNFSILTPYPGTRLRERLLKENRLLTTPWEKYTLWDVNFIPKKMSASELQSGLFDAYKMINTREAFEKRATYFKNIFKKQINIL, via the coding sequence ATGCGAATTGGACTTATATCTCCCAAAGGAAATTTCAGCAGCAATGACCCAGAATTTAGAAAATTCTGGGACGACTCACCTTATACAATAACATACCGTCAAAATTGGTCCGGCCTAGGGACAGGTTTATTGATAGTTGCCGCATTGACGCCACCTGAATATGATGTGAAACTTATCGACGAAAATATTGAACCAATAAATTTTTCCGATAAATATGATCTTGTCGGAATCACTGCAATGACCCAGCAAGCAACCAGGGCATACCAGATTGCGGATGAATTTAGGAAAAGAAATATACCAGTCACTATTGGAGGAATTCATGCTACGATTTTGCCGGAAGAAGCTAAAGAACATTGTGATAGTGTTGTAATCGGTGAATCTGAAAACACTTGGCCGATATTGTTAACGGATTTGGGAAGAAATACATTATTACCCTTTTATAGGGCAGATAAGGCAGTAAACCTTAAAGATTCACCATTACCAAGATATGATCTGTTAAAAAAACATTTCTATTCGATTGTCTGGCTTCAAACCACACGCGGATGTCCGCACGATTGTGATTTTTGCGCTGCATCAAAGATTTTTGGTGCAAAATACAGATTTAAAGATATAAGTCAGTTAAAGCAAGAAATAGAATTGATCCGAAAAGAACTGGGGGATATTCTGATTGGTATTGCTGATGACAATATTGCCGTAAATAAAAACTACCTTACCCTATTGCTAGATTATTTCAAACAATCTGGCATTAGATGGTTAGGCCAATCTGACATTTCCATTGCCCAGGATAACGAAATGTTAAGAATGGTTCGAAAAAGTAATTGCAAATTTCTTTTATTGGGGCTTGAAAGTATATCAGCAAAAAACTTAAAAGCAATTAATAATAACTCCTGGAAATATGACAGATTATCTAATTATTCGACATATACACGAAGAATTCAGGAAACCGGCATTGGTGTAATGGGTTCTTTTATTTTCGGCTTCGACCATGATGATATTACTATTTTTAAAAAAACCGCCGAATTTGTCTTAGAAAACAATCTTTATTATGGGAATTTCAGCATCCTTACCCCCTATCCAGGTACAAGATTAAGGGAGAGATTATTAAAAGAAAACAGATTATTAACTACTCCTTGGGAAAAATATACCCTTTGGGATGTGAATTTTATTCCTAAAAAAATGAGCGCCTCGGAATTACAATCAGGATTGTTTGATGCGTATAAAATGATAAATACGAGAGAAGCCTTTGAAAAAAGAGCAACTTATTTTAAAAATATTTTTAAAAAACAAATCAATATTTTATAA
- a CDS encoding AMP-binding protein, translating to MPLLTDRLNFGNIYFRDKTYTPDTVSRSIDAVSDRLNKRSVSNSPFVYLFAPNHIKMVYALFGIIKSGRICVLVDPAIGRLELVEMMADTVPGALIRIDKTTDAFDFEKEFEFRDCRLEEKRLEGLEDVCLMLYTNASDGFAKAAMLTNESLFANAKAGMLANKVTTGAISCALISYCHLFALQTGIFIPSLSKTSIFIVELEEFLKIKIIADQINKLSVSHIYSIPAIFYPLGKFYKTKGFPTTLRSCVCGGVPLSDKIFNLFKSNFNIEIQIGYGLTEASPICTFHYPGDKVKQGSVGRALPCCEVRIFDLRDQVLPIGQVGEICIKGMNVMKGYYNNPKATHLILKNGWLHSGDIGKMDEEGYLYFIECKKRMYNLGGNKVYPAELERLLKIPGNVIKATVECEPDELLYNILRVNVELNNKNENDKKKYQTWCEEYISKYKLPQKIKFV from the coding sequence ATGCCGCTTCTCACCGACAGACTCAATTTCGGCAACATCTATTTCAGGGACAAAACCTACACGCCCGACACGGTAAGTCGAAGCATTGACGCCGTGTCCGACCGACTTAATAAGCGTTCCGTTTCAAACTCTCCTTTTGTCTATCTTTTCGCCCCTAACCACATCAAGATGGTTTATGCGCTGTTCGGCATCATCAAGTCCGGGCGCATCTGCGTGCTGGTGGACCCTGCCATAGGCAGACTGGAGCTTGTCGAAATGATGGCCGATACCGTCCCGGGCGCCCTCATTCGCATTGATAAAACGACCGACGCGTTTGATTTTGAAAAAGAATTCGAATTCAGGGACTGCAGGTTGGAGGAAAAACGACTGGAAGGGCTGGAAGACGTGTGCCTGATGCTGTATACGAACGCATCCGACGGGTTCGCAAAGGCGGCGATGCTGACAAATGAGAGCTTGTTTGCCAATGCAAAGGCAGGTATGTTGGCTAATAAAGTCACAACTGGTGCAATATCTTGCGCATTGATATCTTATTGCCATTTATTTGCTTTGCAAACAGGCATTTTTATCCCAAGTCTCTCAAAAACTTCCATATTTATAGTTGAGCTAGAAGAATTCCTGAAAATAAAAATAATTGCCGATCAGATAAATAAGCTGAGCGTGTCGCACATTTACAGCATTCCCGCCATTTTTTATCCTCTGGGGAAATTTTATAAAACTAAAGGCTTCCCAACTACATTAAGAAGTTGTGTCTGTGGCGGCGTGCCGCTTTCCGATAAAATATTCAATCTATTTAAAAGCAACTTCAATATTGAAATACAAATAGGCTATGGTCTTACGGAAGCATCGCCAATCTGTACATTTCATTATCCTGGAGACAAAGTAAAGCAAGGTTCGGTAGGACGCGCTTTGCCTTGTTGCGAAGTGAGGATTTTTGATCTGAGGGACCAAGTCCTGCCCATCGGACAAGTCGGAGAGATATGTATTAAAGGTATGAATGTAATGAAAGGATATTATAATAATCCGAAAGCTACGCATTTGATTTTAAAAAATGGATGGCTCCATTCAGGAGACATAGGTAAAATGGATGAGGAAGGGTATCTCTATTTCATTGAGTGCAAAAAACGAATGTATAATTTGGGCGGAAATAAAGTATATCCTGCCGAATTGGAACGACTACTGAAGATACCTGGGAATGTTATCAAGGCAACCGTTGAGTGTGAACCAGATGAATTGCTATATAATATTCTACGTGTAAATGTTGAACTTAATAATAAGAATGAGAATGATAAAAAAAAGTATCAAACTTGGTGTGAGGAATATATTTCCAAATATAAGCTACCGCAGAAAATTAAATTCGTATAA
- a CDS encoding acyl carrier protein produces MTEALKKRIYNAIRSAVNVDPATIDPEKNLREQVNLDSMQFVAVLARLETEFNIELPISAMEAKTFNDFLAVLDGEIEKAGAVSK; encoded by the coding sequence ATGACCGAAGCTTTAAAAAAAAGAATCTACAATGCCATCCGGAGCGCGGTAAATGTCGATCCCGCCACCATTGATCCTGAAAAAAACCTGCGGGAGCAGGTGAATCTCGACTCCATGCAATTTGTGGCGGTGTTGGCAAGACTCGAAACGGAATTCAACATCGAGCTTCCGATTTCCGCAATGGAGGCAAAAACGTTCAACGATTTTCTTGCAGTGCTGGATGGCGAAATCGAAAAGGCCGGGGCCGTTTCAAAATAA
- a CDS encoding SRPBCC family protein, which produces MGYERVSTEAILKGKVRKEFAWTIISDYSRYENIMENVDRVNIIEKSATEGKSEWFVTVEEAPLKWVERDYYDVDNYELRFESIDGDFENINGKWKVEDFQNEGIKIYFSIDYNLGIPVIEEVLGHILKEKMKTNIDSMIHAIKEELTRTQADDRKFRRFNVGRYNNINLNGKDIRAYVVNISQMGMMFYYDGEFDAANVTVKIGNMVIEAESLFNDLKHKNSRIIFKKAVSVQQIEEMVKLLTTTSTRTWERQLVEKHVSIVSGGRALPIFLINISPKGMLFKYDDHFEWHDEPFDLAGIKLTAREMHHDIASRTVRIQFTNALGETEYAALLKRIKE; this is translated from the coding sequence ATGGGTTACGAACGCGTTTCGACAGAGGCGATCCTGAAAGGCAAAGTGAGAAAGGAATTTGCGTGGACCATCATTTCCGATTATTCACGGTACGAGAACATCATGGAAAACGTCGACCGCGTTAATATCATTGAAAAATCCGCCACCGAGGGAAAATCCGAATGGTTCGTGACCGTAGAGGAGGCACCCCTCAAATGGGTGGAACGCGACTATTACGACGTTGACAATTACGAACTCCGGTTCGAGTCCATTGACGGCGATTTTGAGAACATCAACGGCAAATGGAAGGTCGAGGATTTTCAGAACGAGGGGATAAAAATCTACTTCTCCATCGATTACAACCTCGGCATTCCCGTCATCGAGGAGGTGCTCGGGCATATCCTCAAGGAAAAAATGAAGACCAACATCGATTCCATGATCCATGCGATAAAGGAGGAATTGACAAGAACGCAGGCCGACGACAGGAAATTCCGGCGTTTCAACGTTGGCAGATACAACAACATCAACCTCAACGGGAAAGACATCCGCGCCTATGTGGTGAACATTTCACAGATGGGCATGATGTTTTACTACGACGGCGAGTTCGACGCCGCCAACGTGACGGTCAAGATAGGGAACATGGTCATCGAAGCGGAGTCGCTGTTCAACGATCTCAAGCACAAAAACTCGCGGATCATTTTTAAAAAAGCCGTCAGTGTGCAGCAAATCGAGGAAATGGTGAAACTGCTCACCACGACCTCGACGAGAACCTGGGAACGCCAGTTGGTCGAGAAACATGTTTCGATCGTGTCAGGTGGCCGTGCGTTGCCGATCTTTCTCATCAACATTTCTCCCAAAGGCATGCTCTTTAAATACGACGATCATTTTGAGTGGCATGACGAACCGTTCGATCTGGCCGGCATAAAACTGACTGCGCGGGAAATGCACCATGATATCGCATCAAGAACCGTGCGCATCCAATTCACCAACGCGCTCGGCGAAACCGAATATGCGGCTCTGTTAAAAAGAATCAAAGAGTAG